A window of the Candidatus Neomarinimicrobiota bacterium genome harbors these coding sequences:
- a CDS encoding acyltransferase, which translates to MKSLFEKLFRRIKKDKSFTLHEQWTLLPVVTMLLSMAMSLVRGKCVGINFKKQEGFIFVKKGVRLMNTHHIEAGKNLILEEGCEINGLAKKGIKFGTNVTVGAYALIRPSNFYGGEPGEGLKVGDNSNIGPYSYIGCSGYIEIGCNVMFGPRISVYSENHNFQRTDITIKEQGIERQFVKIEDDCWIGSNSVILPGVTIGKGVVVAAGSIVTKDIAPYSVVAGNPARILKNRN; encoded by the coding sequence ATGAAATCTTTATTTGAAAAGTTATTTCGTCGTATTAAAAAAGATAAATCGTTTACACTTCATGAACAGTGGACATTACTCCCAGTGGTTACTATGCTTCTTTCAATGGCGATGAGTCTTGTTCGAGGAAAGTGTGTAGGAATAAACTTTAAGAAGCAAGAGGGATTTATATTTGTTAAAAAAGGTGTCAGGTTGATGAATACTCATCATATAGAAGCAGGTAAAAACCTAATATTAGAGGAAGGTTGTGAAATTAATGGATTAGCTAAAAAAGGTATAAAATTTGGTACAAATGTTACCGTTGGAGCGTATGCGCTTATTCGACCGAGTAATTTTTACGGTGGAGAGCCGGGTGAAGGGCTGAAGGTAGGTGATAATTCTAATATTGGGCCATACAGCTATATCGGATGCTCGGGATACATAGAGATAGGTTGCAATGTAATGTTTGGTCCCAGGATTAGTGTTTATTCAGAGAACCATAATTTTCAGCGAACTGATATTACAATCAAAGAGCAAGGCATAGAAAGGCAGTTCGTCAAAATTGAGGATGATTGCTGGATAGGTTCTAATAGCGTCATATTGCCGGGCGTTACTATCGGCAAAGGTGTTGTTGTAGCTGCAGGAAGCATCGTAACTAAAGATATTGCCCCCTATTCTGTTGTTGCTGGCAATCCTGCTCGTATATTAAAAAATAGAAATTAA
- a CDS encoding CDP-glycerol glycerophosphotransferase family protein: MSFNKLKKSSIILLGLAVKIIALVVRPNKDYWVFGAGKGEDFIDNSKFLFLHVAHHNRKIHPIWITTNKRVISQLRTEGYECYHNYSAKGIFSILKAGVGILCTNRSDIHFFQPSKDKILVNLFHGMPIKKIIYDFEGHNLKRNPFYDKIWNVFAATSKWEDSRLIPSTAEFFNESLSTAFKTENVYVTGLPRNDIFFYDTHVKEKFKGIDNHKKWKLSDKRIVSYLPTHRKFGKGKINPIPFIDDQEMQDFLSNANTILLYKAHYNYAIHKDRIPDEKSVMNISHWDIDTQYLLKISDVLITDYSSCLFDFLLLDRPILLYFYDNYAIEDNHLYFDIEDPHYAPGPIIRNQKELKRILVGVIETGDPFRQKRQKFVQKYHKFRDGKSSLRIVESINNILSDRGDLSDV; this comes from the coding sequence ATGAGTTTTAATAAACTTAAAAAATCAAGTATAATACTTCTCGGCCTTGCTGTAAAAATTATTGCCCTTGTTGTACGTCCAAATAAAGACTATTGGGTATTTGGTGCTGGAAAGGGAGAGGATTTTATCGACAACTCAAAATTTCTTTTTTTACATGTTGCACATCATAATCGAAAAATTCATCCGATTTGGATTACGACTAATAAGCGTGTCATTTCCCAACTGAGAACGGAAGGTTACGAGTGCTACCACAATTACTCCGCAAAAGGCATTTTTTCCATATTAAAAGCAGGTGTAGGAATTCTTTGTACTAACCGGTCAGATATACATTTTTTTCAACCATCAAAGGATAAAATTCTAGTAAATTTATTTCATGGTATGCCTATCAAAAAAATCATATATGACTTTGAAGGCCATAATTTAAAACGAAATCCCTTTTATGATAAAATATGGAATGTTTTTGCAGCGACTTCTAAATGGGAAGACTCAAGATTAATTCCGAGCACCGCCGAATTTTTTAATGAATCATTGAGCACTGCTTTTAAGACAGAAAATGTGTATGTCACTGGTTTACCAAGAAATGATATTTTTTTTTATGACACGCATGTTAAAGAAAAATTTAAAGGTATTGACAATCATAAAAAATGGAAATTGAGTGATAAAAGGATTGTATCGTATTTACCAACCCATCGCAAATTTGGTAAAGGCAAAATAAACCCAATACCATTTATCGATGACCAAGAAATGCAAGATTTCCTTAGTAATGCCAATACAATACTGTTGTATAAGGCACATTATAATTATGCCATCCATAAGGATAGAATACCTGATGAAAAGAGCGTGATGAACATCAGTCACTGGGACATTGATACCCAATACCTGTTGAAAATATCTGACGTTCTTATCACTGATTATTCAAGCTGTCTATTCGATTTTTTACTCCTCGATCGCCCTATTCTATTATATTTCTATGATAATTATGCAATAGAGGATAATCACCTGTATTTTGATATAGAAGACCCGCATTATGCTCCAGGCCCTATAATTCGTAATCAGAAAGAGTTAAAACGTATATTAGTTGGGGTAATAGAGACGGGAGATCCTTTTCGTCAAAAAAGACAAAAGTTTGTGCAGAAGTATCACAAATTTCGGGATGGTAAAAGCAGTTTACGTATAGTCGAATCTATCAATAATATCCTGTCCGATCGAGGTGATTTAAGCGATGTATGA
- the gmd gene encoding GDP-mannose 4,6-dehydratase, whose translation MKKALITGITGQDGSYLAELLMEKGYEVHGIIRRASTFNTKRIDHLYKDPHTEDVQMFLHYGDMTDSSNLNRLLEKIEPDEIYNLAAQSHVKVSFEVPEYTAEVDGIGVLRFLDAIKEVGLKDATKFYQASTSEMYGKVQEVPQNENTPFYPRSPYGVAKLYAYWIVKNYREAYDLFAVNGILFNHESPRRGKTFVTRKITRAAARIQQGLQSKLYLGNLDAKRDWGYAPEYCKGMWRMLQQESPDDYVLATGETHTVREFVDLAFREVGLQLVWQNEGKEEIGIVAAITDDNYTGDIQCGDVLIEVDPKYFRPTEVDVLIGDASKAADKLNWRSRLSFEELVHVMVQSDWSDLQEEKRYGGTLSI comes from the coding sequence ATGAAAAAAGCACTTATAACGGGGATTACTGGTCAGGATGGTTCTTATCTCGCAGAACTTTTAATGGAAAAGGGTTATGAAGTTCATGGAATTATTCGCCGGGCCAGTACCTTCAATACAAAACGTATTGATCATTTATATAAAGATCCCCATACAGAGGATGTGCAAATGTTTCTACATTATGGGGATATGACTGATAGTAGCAATTTAAACCGGCTGCTTGAAAAAATAGAACCTGATGAAATATATAATCTCGCGGCACAGAGCCATGTTAAAGTTTCGTTCGAAGTTCCTGAATATACGGCGGAAGTAGATGGTATAGGTGTTTTGCGGTTTCTGGATGCCATTAAAGAGGTTGGTTTAAAGGATGCGACCAAGTTTTATCAGGCGTCTACGAGTGAAATGTATGGCAAAGTCCAGGAAGTACCTCAAAATGAGAATACCCCATTTTACCCCCGAAGTCCATATGGGGTTGCGAAATTATATGCATATTGGATTGTCAAAAATTATCGTGAAGCATATGATCTGTTTGCTGTTAATGGGATTTTATTTAACCATGAATCGCCCCGACGAGGAAAAACGTTTGTGACACGCAAGATTACACGTGCAGCGGCAAGAATTCAACAGGGCCTGCAATCAAAACTGTACCTCGGGAATCTGGATGCCAAACGGGACTGGGGATACGCTCCAGAATATTGCAAAGGAATGTGGCGAATGCTTCAGCAAGAAAGTCCGGATGATTACGTTCTTGCCACAGGTGAAACTCATACGGTGCGGGAATTCGTTGATTTGGCATTTCGTGAAGTCGGACTTCAGTTAGTTTGGCAAAACGAAGGTAAGGAAGAAATCGGTATAGTAGCTGCTATTACTGATGACAACTATACAGGGGATATACAATGTGGAGATGTTCTCATTGAGGTGGATCCCAAATATTTTCGGCCCACAGAAGTGGATGTTTTAATTGGTGACGCTTCGAAGGCAGCTGATAAATTAAACTGGAGAAGCCGCTTATCTTTTGAAGAGTTAGTTCACGTTATGGTTCAATCTGACTGGTCTGATTTACAGGAAGAGAAACGCTACGGAGGCACTCTTAGTATTTGA
- a CDS encoding oligosaccharide flippase family protein: MYDKLKSLTADISIYGLAELLNRMMQVLFLPIIFIYIKPHDFGVLDFFLTAKNLLSIGLGWGIITAIQRYAYKDIEAKFTEVVSVSIWYILIIDIVIGLLILIGLYVFLNENNIVYFDAVVVTVSISVSFALRSVALGVLRLKRKPKKFLIVTVSNVVFYLLLTFLFIKFLDLTYMAFLYGGLIAIMLSTLIGILFIREWITLNLNLNLARRILGFGVSVLSTSMAFQFINSSNRFFLKINNSFSDIAMLGMANRLSVFVGGLLIAPFGLAWLPFVNENFSRNDFPEIFRKVYIYVTYVGLLLTLTISLFASNILDLANDIEYVNSAIYVPIFSLVFVFQGFYYLFSTGIYLQKGRKNYYTIALVSSIFNIVMYILLLNVLNVMIVSLITLGTYVLIFLMAYYFGQKMIQVSVFNTEVVSCFLTFIVLMVVNLNYLPAMWAIHEIVFKILSVVVFVGLLFIIPSMRKDVSLIIAKIG, from the coding sequence ATGTATGATAAATTAAAATCCCTCACGGCCGATATCTCCATCTACGGTTTGGCCGAACTCTTAAATCGGATGATGCAGGTCCTTTTTCTACCAATAATTTTTATCTACATCAAGCCTCACGACTTTGGTGTATTGGATTTTTTCTTAACTGCAAAAAACTTATTATCTATTGGATTAGGTTGGGGTATAATAACCGCGATTCAACGATATGCCTATAAAGATATTGAGGCGAAGTTTACTGAAGTAGTTTCAGTTTCGATTTGGTACATATTAATTATTGATATTGTAATAGGATTGCTAATATTAATAGGTCTCTACGTCTTTTTAAATGAAAATAATATAGTCTATTTTGATGCTGTTGTCGTTACAGTCTCAATATCTGTATCTTTTGCGTTGCGATCTGTAGCACTAGGAGTTTTACGTTTAAAGAGAAAACCGAAGAAGTTTTTAATTGTTACAGTGAGTAATGTGGTTTTCTATTTATTGCTCACATTTTTATTTATCAAATTTTTGGATTTAACTTATATGGCCTTTTTATATGGTGGCCTGATTGCCATCATGCTCTCGACTTTAATCGGTATTCTTTTCATAAGGGAGTGGATAACCTTAAATCTAAATTTAAATTTGGCTCGACGGATTTTAGGATTTGGTGTTTCTGTATTATCAACCTCAATGGCCTTTCAATTTATCAACAGTTCAAATCGGTTTTTTTTAAAAATAAATAACAGTTTCAGCGATATTGCTATGTTGGGAATGGCTAATCGGCTTTCGGTGTTCGTTGGAGGATTACTCATTGCACCTTTTGGCTTAGCATGGCTTCCGTTTGTCAACGAAAATTTCAGCCGAAACGATTTTCCGGAAATTTTCCGAAAGGTTTATATCTATGTCACTTACGTCGGTCTCTTATTGACTTTAACGATCAGTCTTTTTGCTAGTAATATTTTAGACCTCGCAAATGATATCGAATATGTCAACTCAGCAATTTATGTGCCGATTTTTTCATTGGTATTTGTTTTTCAGGGTTTTTATTACCTTTTCTCAACCGGGATTTATCTCCAAAAGGGTAGAAAAAATTACTATACTATCGCACTTGTCAGTTCAATATTTAATATTGTAATGTATATATTATTGTTAAATGTTCTTAATGTAATGATCGTGAGTTTGATTACGCTTGGTACATATGTGTTGATCTTTCTTATGGCATATTATTTTGGACAAAAAATGATCCAAGTATCAGTATTTAATACAGAAGTTGTATCCTGTTTTTTGACTTTTATTGTACTCATGGTCGTTAATTTGAATTATCTGCCAGCCATGTGGGCAATTCATGAAATAGTTTTTAAAATACTATCTGTAGTGGTGTTTGTTGGATTATTGTTTATAATACCCTCAATGCGAAAGGATGTTTCGTTAATCATAGCCAAGATAGGTTAA
- the tagD gene encoding glycerol-3-phosphate cytidylyltransferase, with product MSRKVITYGTFDLFHFGHLELLRRARELGDYLIVAVSTDKFNKIKEKRCIYKFEHRIKIVEAIRYVDEVIPENRWEQKRDDILSKNVDILVMGDDWEGKFDELNDVCETVYLPRTSKISTTDIVKNIEQNNYR from the coding sequence ATGAGTAGAAAAGTTATAACTTACGGTACTTTTGATCTATTTCATTTTGGCCATTTAGAGCTGCTTCGGCGGGCGAGAGAATTGGGAGATTATCTAATAGTAGCGGTCTCAACAGATAAATTTAACAAAATTAAAGAAAAACGATGTATCTATAAATTTGAGCATCGAATAAAGATAGTGGAGGCTATCCGTTACGTAGATGAAGTTATTCCGGAGAATCGTTGGGAACAAAAGCGTGACGATATCCTATCAAAGAATGTTGATATTCTTGTTATGGGAGATGATTGGGAGGGTAAGTTCGACGAATTGAACGATGTATGTGAAACTGTCTATTTACCCCGCACCTCTAAAATTTCTACTACAGATATTGTGAAAAACATTGAGCAAAACAATTACCGTTAA
- a CDS encoding glycosyltransferase produces MKELPKISIITPSFNQGEFIEKTIQSVINQDYSNTEYIVIDGGSSDSTVEIIEQYEKHITYWISEPDTGQSNAINKGLKKATGEIWAYLCSDDTYNEGVLQSVATVFQENPNCDLIYGGCNFINENNIVTRVKRPGEFNRKKLLMGNYLYQPSVFLRTNIFQRFGLFSEELNYSMDYEYWLRISKEANFCYIDKILSNYRLHTNSKSMDQIVSMVRESSKVRKRYGAGWRADLDYILFVMWGQHYYRFKRRFFEWISA; encoded by the coding sequence TTGAAGGAACTCCCCAAAATATCAATAATTACACCTTCGTTTAATCAGGGTGAATTTATCGAGAAAACTATTCAAAGTGTAATAAATCAGGATTATTCAAATACTGAATACATTGTTATTGATGGCGGCTCTAGCGATTCGACTGTTGAAATAATAGAGCAGTATGAAAAACATATTACGTATTGGATAAGCGAGCCGGATACAGGGCAATCCAACGCAATTAATAAAGGATTGAAAAAGGCAACCGGTGAAATATGGGCGTATTTATGCTCTGATGACACCTATAATGAAGGAGTTCTTCAGTCAGTGGCGACTGTGTTTCAGGAAAATCCGAATTGCGATTTAATATATGGCGGATGCAACTTCATAAATGAAAATAATATAGTCACACGGGTAAAGCGACCAGGTGAGTTTAATCGGAAAAAGTTATTAATGGGTAATTATTTATATCAGCCCTCAGTATTTTTGCGAACAAATATATTTCAACGATTCGGGTTATTTTCCGAAGAACTCAACTATAGTATGGACTATGAATATTGGCTGCGGATCAGTAAAGAGGCGAATTTTTGTTATATCGATAAAATTCTCTCAAATTATAGGCTTCATACTAATTCTAAATCAATGGACCAAATTGTGTCTATGGTAAGGGAATCATCGAAGGTACGCAAACGATATGGAGCTGGATGGCGAGCCGATTTGGATTATATATTATTTGTTATGTGGGGACAACACTACTACCGATTTAAACGCAGGTTTTTTGAGTGGATAAGCGCATAA
- a CDS encoding O-antigen ligase family protein encodes MDLYLNKYNTVAVYFFLVSIHVLLMYAFKGYMGLNINAPSFILIKLWKELVISLFILVNVVMTSYRRNKIEFRMILLDDYIVLFLLLGILYIPIGGNLTTSIWSFRSLYEIFFFYMAGRFFVFTIDGYAKVLTRMIGIAVLVSIFAVIQVKYLGTNFFYDVYNVDKLAVAHTAYGYEQIRATSTFITAHEFGLFIVLQILFIPFLWNYYDSNKVKIFLSTSLLIILVGLVFSLSRSSIVILFVCGIIYLGRNFKRLPVYLILGIFVFYVLHYTGAIQNLSYIFIGMDPSSSGRLDVLNEAVHFIMDHPFGSGLGTVGVVVRRFIPTAPQFEGELFNILAQLSIVGLLIYISIYFQTFKQIKSAFHSENKSITNFSISVFLLVLALGLRELILPRDFSNYSWGWFMIGSFVSSKYYWTQNFKNLVRR; translated from the coding sequence ATGGATCTTTATCTTAATAAATATAACACGGTTGCTGTGTATTTTTTCTTGGTGAGTATTCATGTCTTATTAATGTATGCGTTTAAAGGGTATATGGGCTTAAATATAAATGCGCCATCTTTCATTTTAATTAAACTTTGGAAAGAGTTGGTCATTTCCCTTTTTATTTTAGTGAATGTTGTTATGACATCATACAGAAGGAATAAAATTGAATTCCGTATGATCCTACTTGATGATTATATAGTTTTATTCTTACTGCTCGGTATATTATATATACCGATTGGGGGAAATCTCACAACATCAATTTGGAGTTTTAGGAGCCTTTACGAAATTTTCTTTTTTTACATGGCGGGTCGGTTTTTTGTCTTTACCATAGATGGGTATGCTAAAGTTTTAACCCGGATGATTGGTATTGCCGTATTGGTAAGTATTTTTGCGGTTATTCAAGTTAAATATTTGGGAACTAATTTTTTTTATGATGTCTATAATGTTGATAAACTTGCCGTCGCGCATACAGCCTATGGGTATGAGCAAATTAGAGCGACCTCTACCTTTATAACTGCCCATGAATTTGGCTTATTTATAGTTCTTCAAATTTTATTTATACCTTTTCTTTGGAATTACTACGACAGTAATAAAGTGAAAATATTTTTAAGTACTTCGCTTCTCATAATTTTGGTAGGTCTTGTATTTTCTCTCTCAAGAAGTTCTATAGTGATTTTATTTGTATGTGGTATAATATATTTAGGTAGGAATTTTAAAAGATTACCTGTTTACTTAATATTAGGAATATTTGTTTTCTACGTTTTGCATTATACGGGAGCAATTCAAAATCTCTCGTATATTTTTATAGGAATGGATCCCTCTAGTAGCGGCAGGTTGGATGTCTTAAATGAAGCAGTGCATTTCATTATGGACCACCCGTTTGGTTCTGGTCTAGGAACTGTAGGTGTAGTTGTAAGAAGATTTATACCAACTGCTCCTCAGTTTGAAGGAGAATTATTTAACATTCTCGCTCAATTGAGTATCGTCGGGTTATTAATTTATATTTCTATCTATTTTCAAACATTTAAACAGATTAAGTCAGCTTTTCATTCTGAAAATAAGTCCATCACAAATTTTTCTATCAGCGTATTTCTGTTGGTATTGGCGTTAGGATTGAGAGAATTAATTCTCCCAAGAGATTTTAGCAATTATTCATGGGGGTGGTTTATGATTGGTTCGTTTGTTAGCTCAAAATATTACTGGACACAAAATTTTAAAAACTTAGTAAGGAGATGA
- a CDS encoding CDP-alcohol phosphatidyltransferase family protein, whose product MKIQDVKNITSKGSRDPFLTNRIFFRHISVYVTYIFLKLRIPANTVTFLSSIVAITGAFLQVYNDMQILLISCVLLNSYYILDMADGEIARYNIKKGKRQPNEAGPYFDALVHYFLTPLLFFSVGLFCYHKYGAEIYLWAGLIVGMWLSSYAQSAANRVILDFLLQGNRDPNGKIIDELWRDNKYDNSKASIKQRVRFLIREAFSSQGQIITLTLLIILDWIFQPGISFRAYYLLIMAGIALLNMPRVSYKYFRMLKEL is encoded by the coding sequence ATGAAAATACAAGATGTTAAAAATATTACGAGTAAAGGTAGTCGCGACCCTTTTTTAACCAACAGAATTTTTTTTCGACATATCTCAGTATATGTCACGTATATCTTTCTTAAACTGCGTATCCCAGCAAATACAGTGACTTTTCTAAGCTCAATTGTTGCAATAACAGGAGCATTTTTACAGGTTTATAACGATATGCAAATACTATTGATTAGCTGTGTTCTACTAAACTCCTATTATATATTGGATATGGCTGATGGAGAAATTGCCCGGTACAATATTAAAAAAGGAAAAAGGCAACCTAATGAGGCCGGACCGTATTTTGATGCTCTGGTACACTACTTCCTTACTCCACTCCTTTTTTTCTCTGTTGGATTATTTTGCTATCATAAATATGGAGCAGAGATATATCTTTGGGCCGGATTGATTGTGGGAATGTGGTTATCATCATACGCCCAATCTGCCGCAAATAGAGTTATACTCGACTTCTTACTTCAAGGAAATCGAGATCCCAATGGAAAAATTATTGATGAACTTTGGAGGGATAACAAGTACGACAACTCAAAGGCTTCCATTAAACAAAGGGTGAGGTTCCTAATAAGAGAAGCATTTTCTTCTCAAGGACAAATTATTACTCTTACTTTATTGATAATTTTGGATTGGATATTCCAACCAGGAATATCATTTCGAGCTTACTATTTATTGATTATGGCTGGAATCGCATTGCTTAATATGCCTCGTGTTTCGTATAAGTATTTTCGAATGCTAAAAGAATTATAA
- a CDS encoding GDP-L-fucose synthase: MNKTSKIYVAGHTGMVGSAIVRRLQDEGYDNLVLKIHSELDLLRQNEVEDFFKQEQPEYVFVAAAKVGGILANDTYRAEFIYENLQIQNNIIQNAYKNGAKKLIFLGSSCIYPKHAPQPMKEEHLLTGELEKTNEPYAIAKIAGIKMCENYYRQYGSNFFSVMPTNLYGPNDNFDLKTSHVLPALIRKFHEAIEEGSDRVVLWGTGEPKREFLHVDDMADACVYLMKTIDAGQVYGKDITHINIGVGEDLSINNLAKIIAEIVGYQGEIDHDTAKPDGTPRKLLDVSLLQKLGWTHSISLREGIQQTYHWFLANH; this comes from the coding sequence ATGAATAAAACTTCTAAAATTTATGTTGCAGGCCATACCGGGATGGTTGGCTCTGCTATCGTTCGCAGACTGCAGGATGAAGGTTACGATAACTTAGTATTAAAAATACATTCCGAGTTAGACCTACTTCGTCAGAATGAAGTGGAAGATTTTTTTAAACAGGAACAACCGGAATATGTTTTCGTGGCGGCTGCAAAAGTGGGCGGTATTTTGGCCAATGATACCTACCGGGCGGAATTTATCTACGAAAACCTCCAGATTCAAAATAACATCATCCAAAACGCCTATAAAAACGGTGCAAAAAAGCTGATTTTCTTGGGTAGCTCCTGCATCTACCCGAAACATGCGCCCCAGCCGATGAAAGAAGAACACCTTCTGACCGGTGAACTCGAGAAGACCAACGAACCATACGCTATTGCCAAAATTGCTGGCATCAAAATGTGCGAAAACTATTATCGTCAGTATGGTTCCAATTTCTTCTCAGTTATGCCAACCAACCTTTACGGTCCAAACGATAACTTTGATTTAAAAACGTCTCATGTCCTTCCTGCACTCATTAGAAAATTCCATGAAGCCATAGAAGAGGGGAGTGATCGGGTCGTTTTATGGGGAACGGGGGAACCGAAACGAGAATTTCTCCATGTCGATGATATGGCTGACGCCTGCGTCTACCTAATGAAAACAATTGATGCAGGGCAAGTTTATGGTAAAGACATCACCCACATCAACATAGGAGTTGGTGAAGACCTCAGCATTAATAATTTGGCAAAAATCATTGCGGAAATAGTTGGCTATCAAGGAGAAATCGACCATGACACTGCTAAGCCGGATGGAACGCCACGGAAATTATTGGATGTGTCTCTGCTACAGAAGTTAGGTTGGACTCATTCTATCTCATTGAGAGAAGGGATTCAGCAAACATATCATTGGTTTCTTGCAAATCATTAA
- a CDS encoding glycosyltransferase, with amino-acid sequence MLYVIDALQSKGHVCQVCVPNEGPLVSELRKRKCKIQTMELGIIRRKYLNFFGLSNRIYALVWSILKLGKIIREDKIDVIYSNTLAVLCGAFAAKFFQKKHIWHIHEIIDSPKIFALFLSVLIQHLSDSAIAVSTPVKKYWDTIYKRKSEKDIIKIIHNGIPLEDFDVSRSSLREEIGCDDRCTIVGMIGRVHHWKGQDYFLKMANKIHQDFENVRFIMVGDTFSGYEYLYENLSKLIQGFGLENVVYDLGYRRDIPNLLKGFDVFVLPSTLPDPLPTVVLEAMAMQVPVVATAHGGALEMVEHGKTGYHIPWDNAKAGSVYIEKLISDKKKRVEFGNRGRRRLETFFTLDAFKKNISAVVSNVVPS; translated from the coding sequence ATGTTATATGTTATCGATGCTTTGCAATCGAAAGGACATGTGTGTCAAGTATGTGTCCCCAACGAAGGGCCGTTAGTTAGTGAATTACGTAAAAGAAAATGTAAAATCCAAACGATGGAATTGGGAATTATACGAAGGAAATATCTTAATTTTTTTGGGCTATCCAATAGGATTTATGCCCTAGTATGGTCAATACTTAAATTGGGAAAGATCATTAGAGAAGATAAGATTGATGTAATTTACTCGAATACGTTAGCCGTTTTATGCGGTGCATTTGCGGCAAAATTTTTTCAAAAAAAGCATATTTGGCATATTCATGAGATTATTGACTCTCCCAAAATATTTGCACTATTTCTATCTGTTCTGATACAACACCTATCTGATTCGGCAATAGCAGTTTCAACACCGGTGAAGAAATACTGGGATACCATTTATAAGAGGAAATCTGAAAAGGATATTATTAAAATTATTCATAATGGGATACCATTGGAAGATTTTGATGTATCTCGATCCTCACTAAGAGAAGAAATAGGATGTGATGACCGGTGTACTATTGTTGGAATGATAGGAAGGGTTCACCACTGGAAAGGACAAGACTATTTCCTTAAAATGGCAAATAAAATTCATCAAGATTTCGAAAATGTCCGATTTATTATGGTAGGTGATACGTTTTCTGGGTACGAATATTTATATGAGAATTTGTCTAAATTAATACAGGGTTTTGGTTTGGAAAACGTTGTTTACGACCTTGGTTATAGAAGGGATATACCTAACTTACTAAAAGGGTTTGATGTTTTTGTATTGCCTTCAACCCTTCCAGACCCTTTGCCGACAGTGGTGTTGGAAGCAATGGCAATGCAGGTACCGGTTGTAGCAACTGCACATGGGGGAGCTTTGGAAATGGTTGAACATGGAAAGACAGGATATCATATTCCATGGGATAATGCGAAAGCCGGTTCTGTGTACATTGAAAAATTAATATCAGATAAAAAAAAGAGGGTAGAATTTGGGAATAGAGGGCGCAGACGTCTTGAGACATTTTTTACATTAGATGCGTTTAAGAAGAACATTTCCGCAGTTGTATCTAATGTCGTACCCAGCTGA